From the genome of Desulfonatronum thiosulfatophilum:
CGTCATGCTCGTCTCGAGAACTGGGCTCGGGAACGGTTCCACATGATGGAAGACGTGACCTTCCGCTGGTCCGGACAGGTCATGGAACCTGTGGACGGCGTGGCCTTCATTGGACGCAATCCTTCTGATTTCCGCAATGTCTATATCGCAACGGGTGATTCGGGAATGGGCATGACCCATGGCGCTATTGCCGGGATGTTGATCACGGACTTGATCATGGAACGTGAGAATCCCTGGGCCGATTTGTACGATCCCTCCCGCAAAACCCTGGGCGCTCTTGAGAAATGGACCAAGGAGAACCTGAACGTCGCGGCGCGGTTCATGAAGGATTTTTCCGCCGGCGAGTCCATGGCCGCGATGGAAAAAATATCGGCTGCTGAAGGCGCCGTCCTCCGGCAGGGACTGAAAAAGGTGGCGGTCTACCGCGACGAGCACGGAGAAGCGCATCAACTTTCGGCCAAGTGCGCGCACCTGGGATGCGTCGTGAGCTGGAACAGCCTGGAAAAGTCCTGGGATTGCCCATGTCACGGGTCGCGCTATGACCGGTACGGACAGGTGATCAACGGCCCCGCGAACCAGAATCTCCCGAAGATGGAAAAATGAGATGCATGAGCCGGATTTCAGCGGCCGGCGGACAGCGGTCATCACCGGGGGAAGCTCGGGAATTGGCAACAGCTTGGTCCGGAAATTCTGCGAGAACGGGATTTCAACGGCATTCGCGGACATTGCAGAGCCGCATGAAGAAAATCAAGGCGCGACGTTTTATCAGGTAGACATCGCCGATCCGGAGCAGGTGCAAGGTTTTATTAATGATGTCGACGCTTCTCTCGGAACGCCGGGCATCATCGTCTGCAACGCAGGCCGCGGGATTCACGAACTGTTGCGGGAAGGTGATCCGGAAAAATGGGAAATGATCTTCCGGGTCAACGTGTTCGGAGCACTGCGCATCATCCGGGGGTTTCTGAACGGGATGCTGCATAAGGGAGGCGGGGACATCGTGTTCGTCTCTTCGGTTTCCTCCCGGCATCCCTATGCGGGCGGCGGCGTTTACGCCGCTACCAAGGCCGCTATCGACGTGATCGCCGAAACATTGCGTCTTGAGGCCCAGCCCTCGGTCCGGGTGACGAACGTCGCGCCGGGCGTAGTGGATACCCGGTTTTTCGCGAGCATCATTCACGGCGGGCAAACGCCGGAAAGCATTGGCTGGGGCGCTTTGGAATCGGGTGATGTCGCGGACGCCGTATATTACGTCATCAGCCGACCCCATGGCGTGGCCATCAACAATCTGGTGATCAGGCCGACGGCGCAACCCATGTGAGACGAGCAATATGAGCAAGAACATCCTGATAACGGGCGGCGCCGGCTTTATCGGCTCCCATCTGTGTGACGAATTGCTGCAACACGGCTACAATGTGAGGGTGCTGGACAATCTTGTGGAACAGGTCCACGGCAACAATGGATCCCGGCAGGTTCATCTCCATGATGTGGAATTCATTCATGGCGACGTCCGCGACTCGCGGATCGTTGAACACGCCTTGAAGGGCATGGATGCGGTATTCCACTTCGCTGCCTGCGTCGGGGTCGGGCAGAGCATGTACCAGATCCGGAAGTACACGGACGTGAACAACATGGGCACGGCCGTGCTGCTGGAATGCCTGATGCGCCGGCCGGTTGCCAGGCTGGTGGTCGCCTCGAGCATGAGCATCTACGGAGAGGGGCTGTATGCTGCCGCGGACGGAACGCTTCATGAAGATGCGGGAAGAACCATGCGGCAACTCAAGGCAGGCGACTGGGAACTAAAGGGCCGTTCGGGTGAGCCGCTGTTCCCGCTTCCCACGCCGGAGACGAAAAAGCCGTCTCTGGCCTCCATCTACG
Proteins encoded in this window:
- a CDS encoding SDR family oxidoreductase, with the protein product MHEPDFSGRRTAVITGGSSGIGNSLVRKFCENGISTAFADIAEPHEENQGATFYQVDIADPEQVQGFINDVDASLGTPGIIVCNAGRGIHELLREGDPEKWEMIFRVNVFGALRIIRGFLNGMLHKGGGDIVFVSSVSSRHPYAGGGVYAATKAAIDVIAETLRLEAQPSVRVTNVAPGVVDTRFFASIIHGGQTPESIGWGALESGDVADAVYYVISRPHGVAINNLVIRPTAQPM